A region of Lentimicrobium sp. L6 DNA encodes the following proteins:
- a CDS encoding DUF4296 domain-containing protein, whose amino-acid sequence MLKLKPLLFYLIVVLLIVSSCSSFSKEDTDVPGDLISRDKMIVILADMQITEAFLDDLRKTGIRTNDSSLLYFQKVFKKNQVSPMEFENSLLYYKKNLEQMDMIYTDVVTRLNELKAKNDEILLQMKADSLRLDSVKIIDSFIDSLSLSSDSLYVQDSLALDSIIKHHFGNKSN is encoded by the coding sequence ATGCTAAAGCTTAAACCCCTTCTATTTTATTTAATAGTTGTTTTATTAATAGTTTCTTCCTGTTCCTCATTTTCTAAAGAGGATACTGATGTGCCTGGGGATTTGATTTCTCGAGATAAGATGATTGTCATATTGGCTGATATGCAGATTACAGAAGCTTTTTTGGATGATTTGAGAAAAACAGGTATTAGAACCAATGACTCCTCATTATTGTATTTTCAAAAGGTATTTAAAAAGAATCAAGTAAGTCCAATGGAATTTGAAAATAGTTTGTTATACTATAAGAAAAATCTGGAGCAAATGGATATGATTTATACAGATGTGGTGACACGTTTAAATGAGTTAAAGGCAAAAAATGATGAGATTTTGCTTCAGATGAAAGCCGATTCGCTAAGATTGGATAGTGTTAAAATCATTGATTCTTTTATCGATAGCTTAAGCCTAAGCAGTGATTCCTTATATGTACAAGATAGTTTAGCTTTGGATTCAATAATTAAACATCATTTTGGCAATAAGTCGAATTAA
- a CDS encoding Zn-dependent hydrolase: MIKKTLIFMMLGAFAMSLNSCGDEPKPMGEKIKTEDVKMKSLVETYTDFTLTSDISHLSVDEKEMLKLLFQAAEVMNSIYWQESYGDKASLMAKLEDPYQKKFVEINYGPWDRLDDNSSFVEGIGKKPAGVRFYPVDMTKEEFEAWDDEDKSSQYTMIVRDENKKLKSVWYHEYFKDEIDRVVDLLKEAAKLAGDEGFRTYLNLRAEALLTDDYLASDMAWMDMRDNNVDLVIGPIENYEDALFGTKAAHEAFILIKDLEWTKKLAHFAQFLPELQKQMPVEAKYKAEIPGSNADLGAYDAVFYAGDCNAGSKTIAINLPNDERVQLEKGSRRLQLKNSMQAKFDKILIPISEVLIAEGQRKHVTFDAFFANTMFHEVAHGLGIKNTINGKGDVRSAIKEQYSALEEGKADILGLYMVTKLHEMGELGEADLMDNYVTFMAGIFRSVRFGAASSHGKSNMVRFNYFLERGAFTKLENGTYHIDMAKMQDASKELTQLILKIQGDGDYDAAKKLVVEKGTINADLQKDLNKIDAAGIPIDIVFNQGMGQLNF; this comes from the coding sequence ATGATAAAGAAAACACTAATTTTTATGATGCTTGGTGCTTTTGCAATGAGTTTAAACTCTTGTGGAGATGAACCAAAGCCTATGGGGGAAAAGATTAAAACAGAGGATGTTAAAATGAAAAGTTTAGTAGAGACCTATACTGATTTCACTTTGACTTCGGATATTTCTCATCTTTCGGTTGATGAAAAGGAAATGTTGAAACTCCTTTTCCAAGCTGCAGAAGTGATGAATTCTATTTATTGGCAAGAAAGCTATGGTGACAAGGCTAGTCTGATGGCTAAATTAGAAGATCCTTATCAAAAAAAGTTTGTCGAAATCAATTATGGACCTTGGGATCGTTTGGATGATAATTCATCCTTTGTTGAAGGGATTGGAAAGAAGCCAGCAGGAGTTCGGTTTTATCCGGTTGATATGACCAAAGAAGAGTTTGAGGCTTGGGATGATGAAGATAAATCAAGCCAATATACCATGATTGTGCGTGATGAGAATAAGAAGCTCAAGTCGGTTTGGTATCACGAGTATTTTAAAGATGAGATAGATCGAGTAGTGGACTTACTTAAAGAAGCAGCTAAATTGGCCGGAGACGAGGGCTTCCGTACTTATTTAAATTTAAGAGCAGAAGCATTATTAACTGATGATTATTTAGCAAGTGATATGGCTTGGATGGACATGAGGGATAATAATGTAGATCTTGTTATCGGGCCCATAGAGAATTATGAGGATGCTCTTTTTGGTACTAAAGCTGCACATGAGGCCTTTATTCTTATCAAAGATTTAGAGTGGACTAAGAAGCTAGCACATTTTGCGCAATTTCTTCCAGAATTGCAAAAGCAAATGCCTGTGGAAGCTAAATATAAAGCAGAGATTCCTGGAAGTAATGCTGATCTTGGAGCTTATGATGCTGTATTCTATGCAGGAGATTGTAATGCGGGTTCCAAGACTATTGCCATCAATCTTCCAAATGATGAGCGTGTGCAACTAGAAAAAGGATCTCGTCGTCTGCAATTGAAGAATTCTATGCAAGCCAAATTCGATAAGATACTAATTCCAATCAGTGAAGTTTTGATTGCTGAAGGTCAACGCAAACATGTTACTTTTGATGCATTCTTTGCTAATACTATGTTTCATGAAGTGGCTCATGGTTTAGGAATCAAGAATACCATTAATGGTAAAGGTGATGTTCGCTCAGCCATTAAAGAACAATACTCTGCTCTTGAGGAGGGTAAAGCTGATATATTAGGTTTGTATATGGTAACTAAGTTACACGAGATGGGTGAGCTTGGTGAAGCTGACCTTATGGATAACTACGTAACTTTTATGGCTGGTATCTTCCGCTCTGTTCGTTTTGGAGCTGCCAGTAGTCATGGGAAATCAAATATGGTTCGTTTCAATTACTTCCTAGAGCGTGGTGCTTTCACCAAATTAGAAAATGGAACATATCATATTGATATGGCTAAAATGCAAGATGCTTCAAAAGAGTTAACCCAATTGATCCTTAAAATACAAGGGGATGGGGATTATGATGCCGCTAAAAAGCTAGTCGTAGAAAAAGGAACCATTAATGCTGATTTGCAAAAAGATTTAAATAAAATTGATGCCGCCGGTATCCCAATCGATATCGTTTTTAATCAAGGTATGGGGCAATTGAATTTTTAA
- a CDS encoding gliding motility-associated C-terminal domain-containing protein, producing the protein MKHSLIIIVLLLFTFEVYSQRTKLECLTVGEQDGSVTLTFSAGSSTTHFFIYRSTSINGTFEHIHTTSDATVDTYTDLDVNAASLSYAYYVESYVGNQLQSESAKVRTILLSVNNLDNGLVDMSWNDSGFDPNEEYHIWRRGSATAYDEHDVTFDNEYIDTTRMCEVTYYYQIRVMTNGCESISNVRGGIFKDNTQPDLIIPENASVDIETGEIRLSWLLPSIENADIRKYMIWIMNEEGESNTQYPIAEVYGYHNLSIQLDQGLVCDTTLTFSITAQDSCGNSCVWTSDYFIRTVNLHAPEYNICNDECLISWDSLRDWQDVSLQGIRVYEKVADGEFEVVADVDPTETEVSLFGFERDIEYRFYIEAYSEGNTRTSTSCIKKVIGRKPVVTDFTWLRSASVVDGKVELKWQVDSIAYIPQFAITRSENGGDFEVLDTVIGNSDTLHYYADISSRYYQSPQSYIVHPYDSCLNMGEGSNIAMTMNSSVSSYADGEALIEWTPYSKMDSIIAYQIYRVIDTLIYPFPVGEVYPESDLSYVDRYDQSVPLTAKVGYFVEAVGHFSDSMPTADTARSNVNFLAKLSNVFIPSGFDPDGGVTNIFMPIYTGIKMENYSFKILNRWGMMLYESNQPVLGWNGKFQGEFVPPGPYAYVLTYETLYGKKMRKSGVFFVL; encoded by the coding sequence ATGAAGCACTCACTTATTATTATTGTCCTACTATTGTTCACATTCGAAGTGTATTCGCAACGAACTAAACTGGAATGTCTTACTGTTGGTGAGCAAGATGGTTCGGTGACATTAACGTTTTCGGCCGGCTCTAGTACTACCCATTTTTTTATCTATCGTTCTACTTCCATAAATGGAACATTTGAGCATATTCATACCACTAGTGATGCTACAGTAGATACTTATACAGATCTGGATGTGAATGCTGCCTCTCTATCTTATGCTTATTATGTAGAGTCCTATGTGGGTAATCAATTACAAAGCGAATCAGCAAAAGTGCGAACCATATTATTATCTGTAAATAATCTAGATAATGGATTGGTGGATATGTCATGGAACGATTCAGGTTTTGATCCCAATGAGGAATATCATATTTGGAGAAGGGGTTCGGCGACCGCTTATGATGAGCATGATGTTACTTTCGATAATGAGTATATCGACACTACCAGAATGTGTGAAGTTACCTATTATTATCAAATTCGTGTAATGACTAATGGCTGTGAGTCAATTAGTAATGTAAGAGGAGGGATTTTTAAAGACAATACTCAGCCCGATTTGATAATACCAGAAAACGCAAGTGTAGATATTGAAACTGGTGAAATTAGGTTGAGTTGGTTGTTACCAAGTATAGAAAATGCTGACATCAGAAAGTATATGATATGGATCATGAATGAGGAGGGTGAATCCAATACGCAATATCCTATTGCTGAGGTTTATGGCTATCATAATTTATCCATTCAATTGGATCAGGGATTGGTTTGTGATACAACTCTAACATTCTCTATAACAGCACAAGATAGTTGTGGGAATTCATGTGTTTGGACTTCCGATTATTTTATTAGAACTGTTAATCTACATGCCCCTGAGTATAATATTTGTAATGATGAATGCTTGATATCTTGGGATAGTTTAAGGGATTGGCAAGATGTGAGTCTACAAGGTATTCGAGTTTATGAAAAGGTAGCTGATGGGGAATTTGAGGTGGTAGCTGATGTGGATCCAACCGAAACAGAGGTGAGCCTTTTTGGTTTTGAAAGAGATATTGAATACCGGTTTTATATTGAAGCCTATAGTGAGGGAAATACGAGAACATCAACTTCATGTATTAAAAAAGTCATTGGTAGAAAACCTGTTGTTACGGATTTTACTTGGTTGCGTTCGGCAAGTGTGGTAGATGGGAAAGTGGAGCTGAAATGGCAGGTAGATAGTATTGCCTATATTCCTCAATTTGCTATTACTAGGTCGGAAAATGGTGGAGATTTTGAGGTGCTCGATACAGTAATAGGGAATTCAGATACTTTACATTATTATGCAGATATCTCAAGTCGCTATTATCAGTCTCCTCAGTCCTATATTGTTCATCCCTATGATAGTTGCTTAAATATGGGGGAGGGCAGTAATATAGCCATGACTATGAATTCATCTGTAAGTTCTTATGCCGATGGAGAAGCATTAATAGAATGGACTCCTTATTCTAAAATGGATTCTATTATTGCTTATCAAATATATAGAGTGATCGATACTCTTATTTATCCTTTCCCTGTTGGCGAAGTTTATCCTGAATCCGATCTTTCTTATGTAGATCGTTACGATCAGTCGGTACCATTAACCGCTAAAGTGGGTTATTTTGTTGAAGCAGTGGGGCATTTCTCTGATAGTATGCCAACGGCAGATACTGCCCGTTCCAATGTGAATTTCTTGGCCAAGTTAAGTAATGTCTTTATTCCATCAGGTTTCGATCCAGATGGTGGGGTCACTAATATTTTTATGCCTATTTATACCGGAATTAAAATGGAGAATTACAGCTTCAAAATTCTGAATAGATGGGGAAT
- the recQ gene encoding DNA helicase RecQ, which yields MKENTSLKVLLKKIFGFTSFKGTQEEIIESVLAGRDTFVIMPTGGGKSMCYQLPALIQSGTAIIVSPLIALMKNQVDVIRNYSTDKGIAHVMNSSLSKSELMEVREDLLSGKTKLLYVAPESLTKEENVEFLKNIEISFYAIDEAHCISEWGHDFRPEYRRLRPIVQAIGHDVPIIALTATATPKVEQDILKNLAIEDANVFKSSFDRANLYYEVRPKTKDVNKDIIKYIKTQPGKSGIVYCLSRKKVEEIAETLQVNGIKALPYHAGLDAHTRRRNQDMFLMEEADVIVATIAFGMGIDKPDIRFVIHHDIPKSIEGYYQETGRAGRDDGEGNCIVFYSYDDIEKLEKFMKNKPVAEQEIAKQLLQETVSYAESSVCRHRQLLHYFGEEYTKDNCGCCDNCLKPKESFEGKEDIANAIQAVLDVKQLFKREYIVKLLVGDLNSDIRGAKHDKLEVFGIGADKDEKHWNAVLRQILINNFLTKEIENYGLLKVTQKGLDFLEKPYSIKLTKDHDYIEEADSSIEVGGGAKSGALDVTLFNMLKDLRRRISKEENLPPFVIFQDPSLQDMTVQYPVSLEELKNISGVGAGKAAKYGEPFVQLIAKYVKDNDITRPMDMVVKSVVNKSGLKVYIIRSVDRKLPLEDIAKAKQMPVNEMISEIERIVTSGTKLDLSYYIDEVVDEYHQEEILEYFHEADSDSIEDALDELGEEEFEEIEIRLMRIKFLSDVGN from the coding sequence ATTAAAGAAAATACATCATTAAAAGTCCTTTTAAAGAAGATTTTTGGTTTTACTAGTTTTAAAGGAACCCAAGAAGAAATCATTGAAAGTGTGTTAGCTGGGAGAGATACATTTGTTATCATGCCAACAGGCGGAGGTAAGTCTATGTGTTATCAATTACCTGCTTTAATTCAAAGTGGCACAGCTATTATAGTTTCGCCGTTAATTGCTCTGATGAAGAATCAGGTAGATGTGATTAGAAATTATAGCACTGATAAAGGGATTGCTCATGTAATGAATTCTAGTTTATCGAAAAGTGAGTTGATGGAGGTGCGAGAGGATTTGTTGAGTGGAAAAACTAAGCTTTTATATGTTGCTCCAGAGTCCTTAACTAAGGAAGAGAATGTAGAATTTCTGAAAAACATTGAAATTTCTTTTTACGCAATAGATGAAGCACACTGTATATCTGAATGGGGACATGATTTCCGTCCTGAATATCGAAGACTGCGCCCCATAGTACAAGCCATTGGTCATGATGTGCCGATTATAGCACTAACTGCAACTGCAACTCCAAAGGTAGAACAAGATATATTAAAGAATTTAGCCATTGAGGATGCCAATGTTTTTAAGTCTTCTTTTGATAGAGCAAATCTATATTATGAAGTGCGTCCTAAAACAAAAGATGTCAATAAGGACATTATCAAATATATTAAAACTCAGCCTGGTAAATCAGGTATTGTATATTGCTTAAGCCGTAAAAAGGTGGAGGAAATTGCAGAAACCTTGCAAGTAAATGGAATTAAAGCCCTGCCTTATCATGCAGGTCTTGATGCACATACTCGTCGTAGGAATCAAGATATGTTCTTGATGGAAGAGGCAGATGTAATTGTGGCTACTATTGCTTTTGGAATGGGAATTGACAAGCCTGATATTAGGTTTGTGATTCATCATGATATTCCAAAATCCATAGAAGGATATTATCAGGAGACTGGACGAGCTGGACGTGATGATGGAGAAGGAAACTGTATTGTATTCTATAGTTATGACGATATAGAGAAACTCGAGAAGTTCATGAAGAACAAGCCTGTTGCTGAACAAGAAATTGCCAAACAACTATTACAGGAAACAGTTTCTTATGCAGAATCCTCTGTTTGTCGTCACCGTCAATTATTGCATTATTTTGGAGAAGAATACACCAAAGATAATTGTGGTTGTTGTGATAATTGTCTTAAACCAAAAGAGAGTTTCGAAGGAAAAGAAGATATAGCCAATGCCATACAAGCAGTATTAGATGTTAAGCAGTTGTTTAAACGTGAATATATTGTGAAACTATTGGTAGGAGATTTGAATTCTGATATCAGAGGAGCAAAACACGATAAATTAGAAGTTTTTGGAATTGGCGCTGATAAAGATGAAAAACATTGGAATGCCGTTTTAAGGCAAATTCTAATTAATAATTTTCTAACCAAGGAGATTGAGAACTATGGTCTATTGAAAGTCACTCAAAAAGGACTTGATTTCTTAGAAAAACCATATAGTATTAAACTCACCAAAGATCATGATTATATTGAAGAGGCTGATAGTAGTATAGAAGTTGGAGGTGGTGCTAAATCAGGTGCTTTAGATGTGACCCTCTTTAATATGCTAAAAGACCTAAGGAGAAGAATCTCCAAAGAAGAGAATCTACCTCCTTTCGTTATTTTCCAAGATCCTTCCTTACAAGATATGACCGTTCAGTATCCAGTGAGTCTTGAAGAATTGAAAAATATTTCAGGAGTAGGAGCGGGTAAAGCTGCTAAATATGGAGAGCCTTTTGTTCAGTTGATCGCCAAATATGTTAAAGATAATGATATCACCCGTCCCATGGATATGGTGGTGAAATCAGTGGTCAATAAATCGGGATTAAAGGTTTATATTATTCGAAGTGTTGATAGAAAACTTCCCCTAGAGGATATTGCTAAGGCAAAACAAATGCCTGTTAATGAGATGATTAGTGAGATTGAAAGAATTGTTACTTCTGGAACTAAATTAGATCTGAGTTATTATATTGATGAAGTAGTTGACGAATACCATCAAGAGGAGATTTTAGAGTATTTTCACGAAGCCGATTCCGATAGTATTGAAGATGCACTTGACGAACTGGGAGAAGAAGAATTTGAAGAAATTGAAATTAGACTGATGCGAATAAAATTCTTGTCCGACGTAGGTAACTAA
- a CDS encoding SDR family oxidoreductase, with the protein MDLKLKGQYFLVTGAGSGFGRAIAEALIKEGAFVFANSKTEEKLIELKKMAPEQVEYLAVDITIPLEQDKVLNMIGNKRLSGAVINAGGPPAKSAMESRLNDWDTAYKSLVRWKVRITKKLVQRFIGWGGGKMVFVESISVKQPVANLVLSNAFRLAMVGYVKTFSQEVGNKGVNMNILAPGYHDTSAMDRIISKKALISDISEEEAREQIEAESLNGKMGDPKEFASLALWLLSPQSAYVTGQTISVDGGLTRGVFG; encoded by the coding sequence ATGGATTTAAAATTAAAAGGCCAATATTTTTTGGTCACAGGTGCAGGTAGCGGCTTTGGAAGAGCAATAGCCGAAGCGCTTATTAAAGAAGGAGCATTTGTTTTTGCTAATTCCAAAACTGAGGAAAAATTAATAGAGCTAAAAAAGATGGCTCCCGAGCAAGTTGAGTATTTAGCTGTTGACATCACCATTCCATTAGAACAAGACAAGGTTTTAAATATGATAGGCAATAAGAGACTATCAGGAGCGGTGATCAATGCAGGTGGGCCACCAGCAAAAAGCGCTATGGAATCGAGATTGAATGACTGGGATACAGCCTATAAGTCATTGGTTCGTTGGAAGGTGAGAATTACCAAAAAGCTAGTTCAAAGATTTATTGGATGGGGCGGTGGAAAAATGGTGTTTGTGGAGAGTATCTCTGTAAAGCAACCAGTAGCGAACTTAGTTTTAAGTAACGCTTTTAGGTTAGCCATGGTTGGTTATGTAAAAACCTTCTCTCAAGAGGTTGGAAACAAAGGTGTTAATATGAATATATTGGCCCCGGGTTATCATGACACCAGCGCAATGGACAGAATCATTTCAAAAAAGGCTTTAATTTCTGATATTTCAGAAGAGGAAGCTCGTGAACAAATTGAAGCAGAATCCTTGAATGGTAAAATGGGAGATCCAAAAGAGTTTGCAAGCCTAGCATTATGGCTGCTTTCTCCTCAATCTGCTTATGTTACTGGCCAAACTATTAGTGTAGATGGTGGGTTAACAAGAGGCGTTTTTGGATAA
- a CDS encoding Hsp20/alpha crystallin family protein: MMNLVKVNRNPLFSDLMNQMWNDFETTPKVKPATNVLENETGFKIQISIPGWEKEDVKVEIDKSLLKVSGKVEDKQEESKDEFLRKEFKAASFERAFTLPKEIDHENIHAEHKNGILEISIPKNLKELEKMQRLIEIK, encoded by the coding sequence ATGATGAATTTAGTAAAAGTAAACAGAAACCCATTATTCTCAGATTTAATGAATCAAATGTGGAATGATTTTGAAACTACACCAAAGGTAAAGCCAGCTACCAATGTGTTGGAAAACGAAACAGGGTTTAAAATTCAGATTTCAATTCCAGGATGGGAGAAAGAAGATGTGAAAGTTGAAATTGACAAATCTCTTTTGAAGGTATCAGGCAAAGTAGAAGATAAGCAAGAAGAAAGCAAAGACGAGTTCCTAAGAAAAGAATTTAAAGCTGCATCTTTTGAAAGAGCCTTCACTTTACCAAAGGAGATTGACCACGAAAACATCCATGCTGAGCATAAGAATGGAATTTTAGAAATTAGCATCCCTAAAAATCTTAAAGAATTAGAGAAAATGCAAAGATTGATTGAGATTAAGTAA